A region of Pseudomonas putida DNA encodes the following proteins:
- a CDS encoding cobalamin biosynthesis protein — MPALYAGFGCRRGCPADTLETLLRQALNDHGLALSALRGIASITLKADEPGLQELAKRFGLPLLLYDARQLLPFEPLLSHRSAVAHAHSGCWGVAESAALAMASQHLGTAKLRVTRQVLGPATLALACGR, encoded by the coding sequence ATGCCGGCGCTGTACGCCGGCTTCGGCTGCCGCCGGGGCTGCCCGGCGGACACCCTCGAAACCCTGCTGCGCCAGGCCTTGAATGACCATGGTCTGGCGCTGTCTGCACTGCGCGGTATCGCCAGCATCACCTTGAAGGCCGACGAACCCGGCCTGCAGGAACTTGCCAAACGCTTTGGCCTGCCGCTGCTGCTGTACGATGCCCGGCAACTGCTGCCCTTTGAGCCCCTGCTCAGCCATCGCTCGGCCGTCGCCCACGCGCACAGCGGTTGCTGGGGCGTCGCAGAAAGCGCGGCGTTGGCCATGGCCAGCCAGCACCTTGGCACTGCCAAGCTGCGGGTTACACGCCAGGTGCTCGGCCCGGCTACCCTCGCCCTGGCCTGCGGGCGATAA
- a CDS encoding response regulator transcription factor: MTTVLIVDDHPIVRLSLRLLLERERFHVVGEVGNGNEVAQVARELRPDVVLLDIGLPGLDGMEVIKRLQCLEPVPKIMVLTGQATDLYVRRCLDAGIGAFVTKDEDHEALLFALKALVKGYSTFPQMSVNSNSLESEPTRLGSLSNREMEVLRRLARGENNKNIGTCMNLSAKTISTYRGRIMEKLKTESLVEMVDLAKRNSVN; this comes from the coding sequence ATGACAACCGTCCTGATCGTCGACGACCACCCTATTGTCCGACTGTCCTTGCGCCTGCTGCTTGAGCGGGAGCGTTTTCACGTCGTTGGCGAAGTCGGCAATGGCAATGAGGTGGCCCAGGTGGCGCGCGAACTGCGCCCGGACGTCGTTCTGCTGGACATCGGACTACCCGGCCTGGACGGCATGGAGGTCATCAAACGGCTTCAGTGTCTGGAGCCAGTGCCCAAGATCATGGTGCTGACCGGGCAAGCCACCGACCTGTACGTAAGACGCTGCCTGGATGCCGGCATCGGTGCCTTCGTCACCAAGGACGAAGACCATGAGGCCCTGCTGTTTGCACTCAAAGCCCTGGTCAAAGGCTATTCGACCTTCCCGCAGATGTCGGTCAACAGCAATTCGCTGGAAAGCGAACCAACACGCCTGGGCAGCCTGTCCAACCGCGAAATGGAAGTGCTGCGACGCCTTGCTCGCGGTGAAAACAACAAGAACATCGGCACCTGCATGAACCTCAGCGCCAAAACCATCAGCACCTATCGGGGCCGCATCATGGAGAAGCTCAAGACCGAGTCGTTGGTGGAAATGGTCGATCTGGCCAAGCGCAACAGCGTCAACTGA
- the cobM gene encoding precorrin-4 C(11)-methyltransferase, with protein sequence MTVYFIGAGPGDPELITVKGQRLIRQCPVIIYAGSLVPAAVLEGHQAETVINSAELHLEQIISAMRTAHAQGQDVARVHSGDPSLYGAIGEQIRHLRELGIDYQIIPGVTATAASAALLGCELTLPQVSQTVILTRFGDTSPMPPGEQLGDLARHGSTLAIHLGVKHLPRIVSELLPHYGPQCPVAVVHRATWPDQDWVRGTLDDIVERVALKDFRRTALILVGHVLGDTPFAESALYRAGHAHLYRPGD encoded by the coding sequence ATGACGGTCTACTTCATCGGCGCCGGCCCCGGCGATCCGGAACTGATCACGGTCAAGGGCCAGCGCTTGATCCGCCAGTGCCCGGTAATCATCTACGCCGGCTCCCTGGTACCCGCTGCCGTGCTCGAAGGGCACCAGGCCGAGACCGTGATCAACAGCGCCGAACTGCACCTGGAGCAGATCATCAGCGCCATGCGCACGGCACACGCACAAGGCCAGGACGTGGCCCGCGTCCACAGCGGCGACCCCAGCCTATATGGCGCGATCGGCGAGCAGATCCGCCACCTGCGTGAGCTGGGCATCGATTATCAGATCATCCCGGGCGTCACCGCCACCGCCGCCAGTGCGGCCCTGCTGGGCTGCGAGCTGACCCTGCCGCAAGTGTCGCAAACCGTGATTCTCACCCGCTTTGGCGACACCTCGCCGATGCCGCCTGGCGAGCAACTGGGCGATCTGGCGCGCCATGGCAGCACCTTGGCCATCCACCTGGGCGTGAAGCACCTGCCGCGTATTGTCAGTGAACTGTTACCCCACTATGGCCCGCAATGCCCGGTTGCCGTCGTCCATCGCGCCACCTGGCCGGACCAGGATTGGGTGCGCGGCACCCTTGACGATATCGTCGAACGCGTGGCGTTGAAGGATTTTCGCCGTACCGCGCTGATACTCGTGGGCCATGTGCTGGGGGACACGCCGTTCGCCGAGTCGGCCCTGTACCGAGCCGGGCACGCGCACCTCTATCGCCCTGGCGACTGA
- a CDS encoding CbtA family protein, giving the protein MITRIARTAGFSGLLAALLLTLLQSFWVAPLILEAETYESAAPAAEHHEHGAGAHEHSEEAWSPEDGWQRILSTTGGNLVVAVGFALILVALYSLREPKRVGTGALWGLAGFAVFCLAPTLGLPPELPGTAAADLGQRQAWWVGTASTTALGLALLVFARHWLLKALGAVLLVLPHVFGAPQPEVHQSLAPEALEAQFKIASWLTNAAFWVALGLLSAWLYRRSSQA; this is encoded by the coding sequence ATGATCACGCGCATTGCCCGTACCGCGGGCTTCAGCGGGCTGCTTGCCGCCTTGCTGTTGACCCTGCTGCAAAGCTTCTGGGTTGCTCCATTGATTCTTGAAGCGGAAACCTACGAGTCCGCCGCACCGGCCGCCGAGCATCATGAGCACGGCGCTGGTGCCCATGAACACAGCGAAGAAGCCTGGTCGCCTGAGGATGGCTGGCAGCGCATCCTGTCCACCACCGGTGGCAACCTGGTGGTCGCAGTCGGCTTCGCGCTGATACTCGTCGCCTTGTACAGCCTGCGTGAGCCGAAGCGCGTGGGCACCGGCGCCTTGTGGGGCCTGGCGGGGTTTGCCGTGTTCTGCCTGGCGCCTACCCTGGGCCTGCCGCCTGAGCTACCGGGCACCGCTGCCGCCGACCTGGGGCAACGCCAAGCTTGGTGGGTCGGCACCGCAAGTACCACCGCCCTAGGCCTGGCGCTGTTGGTGTTTGCCCGCCACTGGCTGCTGAAGGCGCTGGGCGCCGTGTTGCTGGTACTGCCGCATGTGTTTGGTGCACCGCAACCCGAGGTTCATCAAAGCCTCGCCCCCGAGGCCCTGGAAGCCCAATTCAAGATTGCCTCCTGGCTGACCAACGCGGCCTTCTGGGTGGCCCTGGGCCTGCTTAGCGCGTGGCTGTACCGCCGCTCCAGCCAGGCTTGA
- a CDS encoding CbtB domain-containing protein, translated as MPVTSAKHSIATPVTLSQRVVIAVGASLLGLCLVYFAGFSHIEAVHNAAHDTRHSAAFPCH; from the coding sequence ATGCCCGTCACCAGCGCCAAACACAGCATTGCCACCCCCGTCACCCTCAGTCAGCGTGTCGTCATCGCCGTCGGCGCCAGCCTGCTGGGCCTGTGCCTGGTCTATTTTGCCGGCTTCTCGCACATCGAGGCCGTCCACAATGCGGCCCACGACACCCGTCACAGCGCCGCCTTCCCCTGCCACTGA
- a CDS encoding DUF1272 domain-containing protein, whose protein sequence is MLELRPNCECCDADLPGDSPDALICSFECTFCRTCADTRLHGRCPNCSGQLLTRPTRVGQALANNPASTLRVLKSHTDCA, encoded by the coding sequence ATGCTGGAGCTACGACCCAATTGTGAGTGTTGCGACGCCGACCTGCCGGGCGATAGCCCGGACGCGTTGATCTGCTCGTTCGAATGCACGTTCTGCCGTACCTGTGCCGACACCCGCCTGCACGGCCGCTGCCCGAACTGTTCTGGCCAGTTGCTGACACGCCCGACACGGGTCGGCCAAGCGCTGGCCAACAACCCCGCCTCGACCCTGCGCGTGCTCAAATCCCACACCGACTGCGCGTAG